The Cylindrospermopsis curvispora GIHE-G1 genome contains a region encoding:
- a CDS encoding choice-of-anchor I family protein, giving the protein MAIRLNKVGSATSTTNSEIPAFDSISKRLYVVAASVVDIYTMTTTGALTSVGKLTPGFSPTSGTAAPNSIAIKNGIVAVAYEIKDTATGTHQRGRVSFFDGGNGNFINSVEVGFLPDMLTFTPDGKKVLVANEGEPNENYSSDPEGSVSIIDLTNGPANATVQEAKFNAFDSQLATLRSQGLRVIGNNTTLSQDVEPEYIAISPDGLTAAITLQEANAIAFLDVASATITSIKPLGLKNHNLVGNGIDPSDRDVNGTSGGGGKINIANWPVFGMYQPDAIASFISNGQTYYITANEGDSRVRPTSNNSFGNEGTIFNEESRVGDAFYVLDPTVFPNASDLKKPEKLGRLVVSNKSGDADGDGDFDQIQAFGARSFTIWDSSGNLIFYSGDQLEKLTAQFNPTGFNSDGAPNAGFDTRSDNKGPEPEGVTVGVIDGRTYAFVGLERVGDVIVYDITNASNPTFVQYVNTAEDRSAEGLIFVPSVDSPTGKPLVITANEVSNTVSVFETVAAITSTGNFTLQVLHGSDFEGGIPAVTDAIGFSAVVNKLKDDPKYKTNTLILSSGDNYIPGAFFNASSDTSLNNVGGLGSSTAPVIGRGDIGILNGIGIQASALGNHEFDLGVRQVRDILRTGSGNPGTNFPYLSTNLDFSPEITAGNLSATDLAANQNTADASSIKGKIAKSTIINVAGIDGITGTADDQRIGIVGATTPTLANISSSGSTIVKPANPIDYDALAAEIQTSVDILKAQGINKIILLAHMQQLTIERDELAKRLRDVDIIIAGGNHTILSDANDGLRTGDSSKGDYPIVKTGADGKPILVVSTDANYKYVGRLVAEFDQDGVIQVNKLDSAINGAYATDDAGVDRVYGSDVDPRAVANPNVVAIADGIKNLLASKDNLIVGKASVFLNGTREDVRTQETNFGNLTADANLWYAKQLDPSVVIALKNGGGIRDNIGAIGTGAGAISKDDVVKLPTQPNPLAPNKKEGDVSQLDIENSLRFNNDLSLITVTAQQLQHIVEHAVAGTAPGTTPGQFPQISGLNFSFDPSKTSIQFNSTTGEVSRQGERVRNLAVVKEDGSLVDIIVKDGVLVGDANRSFRMVTLNFLAGTSATAVLGGDNYPFPTFVKQNASLANRVDLRGETADVNGNGKVDTALTLAPGKFTFALPGTEQDVLAEYLGDHFSTKAYGVPDVSPAFDTRIQNLTFREDTIIPKPSLITGTPNADTIQAGVKEFTGFNSLVFTGAGKDEVDIPIGGAKSYVGSNRIFTGSGADIISVADGDRAFGGSGDDQFDATEASSYRISGGVGNDIFSLGVNGRAIGGDGDDRFFVGEGGGNIISGGAGADQFWILTDDPTRLQTPNRIVDYTIGTDVIGIANQFANSLGDLTFSGSDISLNGVLIATLNGVNAASATFVFANPPANLP; this is encoded by the coding sequence ATGGCAATTAGACTAAATAAGGTTGGTAGTGCCACTAGTACAACCAATTCAGAAATTCCTGCTTTTGACTCTATCAGTAAACGTCTCTATGTTGTTGCTGCTAGTGTTGTAGATATCTATACAATGACTACTACAGGGGCATTGACCAGTGTTGGAAAACTGACCCCTGGGTTTAGTCCTACTTCTGGAACAGCTGCGCCTAATAGCATTGCGATTAAAAATGGAATAGTGGCAGTTGCCTACGAAATAAAAGATACGGCCACAGGAACTCATCAGCGCGGTCGGGTTAGCTTTTTTGATGGTGGCAATGGTAACTTCATTAATTCCGTGGAAGTCGGTTTCTTACCTGATATGCTCACCTTTACCCCCGATGGTAAGAAGGTTTTAGTGGCTAATGAAGGGGAACCCAATGAGAACTATAGTTCTGATCCAGAAGGTTCTGTTAGCATCATTGACCTAACCAATGGTCCAGCTAATGCTACCGTCCAGGAAGCTAAGTTTAACGCTTTTGATAGTCAATTGGCTACCCTAAGATCCCAAGGACTGCGGGTTATTGGCAACAATACAACCCTATCGCAAGATGTGGAACCCGAGTATATTGCCATTTCCCCCGATGGTTTAACCGCTGCAATTACCCTACAAGAAGCCAATGCGATCGCCTTTCTTGACGTTGCTAGTGCCACAATTACCAGCATTAAACCTCTAGGGCTAAAGAATCATAATCTGGTTGGTAATGGTATTGACCCCAGTGATAGAGATGTTAATGGCACTTCAGGTGGAGGTGGCAAGATCAATATTGCTAACTGGCCAGTATTTGGCATGTATCAACCTGATGCGATCGCTAGTTTCATTAGCAATGGTCAAACCTACTATATTACAGCCAATGAAGGTGATTCCCGGGTACGTCCCACCTCTAATAATTCCTTTGGCAATGAAGGGACGATTTTCAATGAGGAGTCAAGAGTTGGCGACGCTTTCTACGTACTGGATCCTACAGTTTTCCCCAACGCTAGTGACCTGAAAAAACCTGAGAAACTTGGTCGTTTGGTAGTTAGCAACAAATCAGGGGATGCGGATGGTGATGGGGACTTTGACCAAATTCAAGCCTTTGGAGCCAGATCCTTCACCATTTGGGATAGCAGTGGCAACTTGATCTTTTACAGTGGTGATCAGTTAGAGAAACTCACTGCCCAATTTAATCCCACAGGGTTTAACTCCGATGGTGCACCCAATGCAGGATTCGATACCCGCAGTGATAACAAAGGTCCCGAACCAGAGGGTGTGACTGTTGGTGTGATTGATGGGCGTACCTATGCCTTTGTTGGTTTAGAGCGCGTTGGTGATGTAATCGTTTATGATATTACTAATGCCAGCAACCCAACCTTTGTACAGTATGTTAATACTGCTGAAGATCGTAGCGCAGAGGGGTTGATTTTTGTCCCGTCCGTTGATAGTCCTACTGGCAAACCATTAGTAATTACTGCCAATGAAGTCAGCAACACTGTTAGTGTATTTGAAACTGTAGCAGCTATAACTAGTACAGGCAACTTCACCCTGCAAGTTCTCCATGGTTCAGACTTTGAGGGTGGCATTCCTGCTGTTACCGATGCAATTGGCTTTTCAGCTGTTGTCAATAAACTCAAGGATGATCCTAAATACAAAACCAACACGTTGATTCTCTCTTCTGGCGATAACTATATTCCAGGCGCATTTTTCAATGCTTCCAGCGATACCAGCTTGAATAATGTGGGTGGATTGGGATCTAGCACTGCTCCAGTCATTGGACGTGGTGATATTGGCATTCTAAATGGGATTGGCATTCAAGCTTCCGCATTGGGCAACCATGAGTTTGACCTGGGTGTGAGACAAGTGCGTGATATTCTCAGGACAGGAAGCGGTAACCCAGGGACCAACTTCCCCTATTTGAGTACTAACCTGGATTTTAGCCCTGAAATTACAGCGGGCAACCTCAGTGCAACTGACCTGGCCGCTAACCAAAATACCGCTGATGCCAGCTCTATAAAGGGTAAGATTGCTAAAAGTACCATCATTAATGTTGCGGGTATTGATGGTATTACTGGCACTGCTGACGACCAAAGAATTGGCATTGTAGGTGCAACTACACCAACTTTGGCAAATATTTCTTCAAGTGGTAGCACTATAGTTAAGCCAGCTAACCCCATTGACTATGACGCATTAGCTGCGGAAATTCAGACTTCTGTAGATATACTCAAAGCACAGGGTATTAACAAGATTATCTTGTTAGCTCACATGCAGCAGTTGACTATTGAGCGGGATGAATTGGCGAAGCGATTGAGAGATGTGGATATCATCATCGCGGGGGGGAACCATACTATTCTGTCTGATGCCAATGATGGGCTGAGAACAGGTGACAGCAGCAAGGGCGATTATCCCATTGTCAAGACAGGCGCAGATGGTAAGCCTATTTTGGTGGTCAGTACAGATGCTAATTACAAGTACGTCGGGCGTTTAGTGGCTGAATTTGACCAGGATGGGGTGATTCAGGTTAACAAACTGGATAGCGCAATTAATGGAGCTTATGCTACAGATGATGCAGGAGTTGATCGCGTCTATGGCAGTGATGTTGATCCTCGTGCTGTAGCTAACCCCAATGTGGTAGCGATCGCTGATGGGATCAAAAACCTTCTTGCTAGTAAAGACAACTTAATTGTGGGCAAAGCCAGTGTGTTTCTCAACGGTACTCGTGAGGATGTGCGCACCCAAGAAACCAACTTTGGTAACTTGACCGCTGATGCCAATCTTTGGTATGCCAAGCAGCTAGATCCCAGCGTGGTTATCGCCCTAAAAAATGGCGGTGGTATCCGGGACAATATCGGTGCCATTGGCACAGGTGCAGGAGCAATCAGCAAAGATGATGTTGTTAAGCTGCCAACTCAGCCCAACCCTCTAGCACCAAATAAAAAGGAAGGTGATGTGTCTCAGTTAGACATTGAGAACTCCCTGCGTTTTAACAATGACCTATCACTAATTACGGTTACCGCCCAACAACTACAGCACATAGTTGAGCATGCAGTAGCGGGTACTGCCCCAGGTACAACCCCAGGACAATTTCCCCAGATATCCGGGTTAAACTTTAGCTTTGATCCTAGCAAAACATCGATTCAGTTTAATAGTACGACTGGTGAAGTGAGTAGACAAGGTGAGCGGGTTCGCAATTTAGCAGTGGTGAAAGAAGATGGCTCATTGGTAGACATCATTGTGAAAGATGGTGTGTTAGTTGGAGATGCCAACCGCAGCTTTAGAATGGTAACACTAAACTTTCTGGCGGGTACTAGTGCTACTGCTGTCCTTGGTGGTGACAATTATCCTTTTCCCACTTTTGTCAAGCAAAATGCAAGCCTAGCCAACCGAGTAGATTTGCGCGGTGAAACGGCTGATGTCAATGGCAATGGCAAGGTTGATACTGCTTTAACTTTGGCTCCCGGCAAATTTACCTTTGCCCTTCCTGGTACGGAACAGGATGTTTTAGCTGAGTATCTTGGCGATCACTTTAGCACTAAGGCCTATGGAGTTCCTGATGTTAGTCCAGCATTTGATACTCGTATCCAAAACCTCACCTTCCGGGAAGACACGATTATTCCTAAACCAAGTCTGATTACTGGCACTCCCAATGCTGACACCATCCAAGCTGGCGTTAAGGAATTTACTGGCTTCAATAGCTTGGTATTTACGGGTGCTGGCAAAGACGAAGTGGATATCCCCATAGGCGGAGCTAAATCCTATGTTGGTTCTAATCGCATTTTCACTGGTAGTGGTGCAGATATAATCTCTGTAGCTGATGGAGATCGAGCCTTTGGGGGTAGTGGGGATGACCAGTTTGATGCCACAGAAGCCAGTAGCTACCGGATATCTGGTGGTGTGGGGAATGATATCTTCTCCCTCGGTGTTAATGGTCGTGCCATCGGTGGTGATGGTGATGACCGGTTCTTTGTGGGTGAAGGTGGAGGTAATATAATCTCCGGTGGTGCTGGTGCGGATCAATTTTGGATTCTCACAGATGACCCGACCCGCTTACAAACCCCCAATAGGATTGTTGACTACACCATCGGTACGGATGTAATAGGCATTGCCAACCAGTTTGCAAACTCTCTGGGCGACCTGACCTTCAGTGGTAGTGATATCAGCCTAAATGGTGTGTTAATTGCTACTCTAAACGGGGTGAATGCTGCAAGTGCAACCTTCGTTTTTGCCAATCCTCCAGCTAATTTGCCCTAG
- a CDS encoding DNA adenine methylase: MLKSPLRYPGGKQKAISQIAHYLPHKYKEFREPFVGGGSVFFYVLQNHYHIPCWINDLNPELYYFWSMVKTNLPQLVESVWKVKKQTTDGRALFKSLSLAPTSKMSPLERAVRFFVLNRITFSGTIESGGYSNASFNSRFTDSSIERLAALDSCFTNTHVTNYDYSVLLTEPGDDVFIFLDPPYFTNTKSRLYGKKGDLHTCFDHSRFANLMKDCSHKWLITYDNCEQVRHSFSFAHIYEWELQYGMNNYKQNKADKGKELFITNYPFEVTTEAIANQERQRLGH; the protein is encoded by the coding sequence ATGCTTAAGAGCCCATTACGTTATCCTGGTGGTAAACAAAAGGCAATTTCTCAAATTGCTCACTACCTACCTCATAAATATAAAGAGTTCCGCGAACCTTTTGTTGGGGGAGGTTCCGTATTCTTTTATGTTTTACAAAATCACTATCATATACCCTGTTGGATAAATGATCTCAACCCCGAACTATATTACTTCTGGTCCATGGTCAAAACTAATCTACCACAGTTAGTCGAGTCCGTGTGGAAAGTAAAAAAACAGACAACAGATGGGCGTGCCTTGTTTAAATCTCTCTCCCTAGCTCCCACAAGTAAAATGAGTCCACTGGAGCGAGCTGTCCGATTTTTCGTTCTTAACCGAATTACCTTTTCCGGGACAATTGAAAGCGGAGGTTATAGCAATGCTTCTTTCAACAGTCGCTTTACAGACTCTTCTATTGAACGGTTAGCAGCACTGGATAGTTGTTTTACTAATACCCACGTGACTAATTATGACTACAGTGTCCTACTGACAGAACCAGGAGACGATGTATTTATATTTCTAGATCCACCTTATTTCACCAATACTAAATCTAGGCTTTATGGTAAAAAAGGGGATTTACACACGTGTTTTGACCATTCTCGCTTTGCCAACCTGATGAAAGATTGCTCACATAAATGGTTGATCACCTACGATAATTGCGAACAAGTGCGGCACAGTTTTTCCTTTGCCCATATTTATGAGTGGGAGTTGCAATACGGAATGAACAACTACAAACAGAATAAAGCAGACAAGGGCAAGGAATTATTCATCACTAACTATCCATTTGAAGTCACCACCGAGGCGATCGCTAATCAAGAACGTCAGAGACTAGGACATTGA